The following proteins are co-located in the Myroides profundi genome:
- a CDS encoding NAD(P)-dependent alcohol dehydrogenase — protein MKMKAVRFLGLHDVKIVDDMPIPVPTGEQVLIKVAGAGVCHSDLHVIDDGIVPGPFTLGHENAGYVEAMGESVTGFKKGDAIVVYGPWGCGHCKPCKQSSENYCDNHASQSAGGGLGLDGGMAEYMLVPSSRLLVPIGDLDPAIAAPITDAALTPYSAIKRSLHKLSPDSYVVVIGIGGLGHTALQILKAISSATIIACDITQDKLDFAKKMGATYTVNSADKDAAEQIIKITGAKKAIAVLDFVGATSTIELGAKVVGLNGDLTIIGLSGGNYPFGFGRVPFGVNVSIPYWGSEVELMEVIELARQGHIHIEVEKFPLDQALEVYDKMRKGELKGRAVLIP, from the coding sequence ATGAAAATGAAAGCAGTACGTTTTTTAGGACTACACGATGTGAAAATCGTTGATGATATGCCTATTCCTGTACCTACAGGAGAGCAAGTATTAATTAAAGTAGCAGGTGCTGGAGTCTGTCATTCAGATTTGCATGTGATAGATGACGGTATCGTACCTGGACCTTTTACCTTAGGTCATGAGAATGCTGGTTATGTAGAGGCAATGGGTGAAAGTGTAACAGGATTTAAAAAAGGAGATGCCATAGTAGTCTATGGTCCTTGGGGATGTGGACATTGTAAGCCATGCAAACAATCTTCTGAGAACTACTGTGATAACCATGCGAGTCAGTCTGCAGGAGGAGGATTAGGATTAGATGGAGGGATGGCAGAGTATATGCTAGTACCTTCTTCTCGTTTATTAGTGCCGATAGGGGACTTAGATCCTGCTATAGCTGCGCCTATTACAGATGCGGCTTTGACACCATATTCTGCGATTAAGAGATCGTTGCATAAACTGTCTCCAGATTCTTATGTAGTTGTTATCGGTATTGGAGGCTTAGGGCATACTGCTTTACAGATATTAAAGGCCATTAGTAGCGCTACTATTATTGCATGTGATATTACTCAAGACAAATTAGATTTCGCTAAGAAAATGGGAGCTACTTATACTGTTAATTCAGCAGATAAGGATGCTGCAGAGCAAATCATAAAGATAACAGGGGCGAAGAAAGCTATAGCTGTACTTGACTTTGTAGGAGCGACCTCTACTATCGAATTAGGAGCAAAAGTAGTGGGATTAAATGGAGACCTTACCATCATAGGACTGTCAGGAGGTAACTATCCTTTTGGCTTCGGAAGAGTTCCTTTTGGAGTGAATGTATCTATACCGTATTGGGGATCTGAAGTAGAACTAATGGAAGTTATAGAACTAGCTAGACAAGGGCATATCCATATCGAAGTAGAGAAGTTTCCTTTAGATCAGGCTCTAGAGGTATATGATAAAATGAGAAAAGGAGAACTGAAAGGTAGAGCCGTATTAATACCTTAA